One window of Acropora palmata chromosome 1, jaAcrPala1.3, whole genome shotgun sequence genomic DNA carries:
- the LOC141877875 gene encoding myb-binding protein 1A-like protein: MSSENILSQFWDLASNQEETRLKAALQLLSLLREAQNKFEESQAIQGKENGDRDANDKREEDITYCEELNYCVKRLVKGLASSRKRARHGFATVLTEILSEFRCLTPEVVLGLIAKHLAIIGSAKAAEQRGLYLGQTFALIVIVRSQIKKDEISLSNSEWLSSVMAKIQELGKKKSYLRELCAKAIVDILTVVSTDVFTKVVYPSVMEVLESGWEQATPEKILVVLVLQRIWGNHINEKMVKRKWGCSFIADKKNYSQLAVVLQTSLSSHPRLHCVWDEIFKTLFNNPASDFQLFWNTVVERGFFESSHDRKYVGFQLVKKILPQISANQVSVVFGDNMMKVFLNSLSSDETYLYKAARELASSLPGLVNQNKDNDVPFEILKRFLRGKGNFHFDKWTKTKIVENLWGTLKETGLQKFLTWLMETFDRGYIDSSEPESGSSAKIAELTRIAVLNQLFCLIKRRTALPEGDWVKQVLFFFLERAYFKVDPKVPFSSSVRQTSQQRFFGALKAISSSQKNMHFKLYNVVQHAKELLADEKNKVASDKWTDEAASAFKKVIKLVGKIQKKREREQICEEDEVFEMLFCHMALQLFVEPEEAADILKELETCYKKQKKREEEDNSEEPQWVEVLTEVLLSLLTRPSSLFRHLVDHIFAILTPHLTFAALNLCIESVAPKEDAENDPLEVVDESEDDEEEDGDDEEMEDDGNVEEKETSKRTLESGGNENGNGEEGNSSEDEENEIVDDDVAFRSEVKAALGPAVMDTDKEDSSSEDDLDDEAMMQFDVALATVFRSRLLAKQKGKNKNEGSTKIILQFKLRVLDLIEIFIKKQASSPFVLDLIDPLLGLAWSSLGSKEFRSLGERAEGLLKNNLCAYKELPPISSIDANDVHDKIDQLIEKSLSAPSTAVVTLITRACLYLVRVLRGSQTTQGSRFSSKKAPQEQDKDNTKENLLDTQRFSAAYKKALQDFMEKRGTRLHPVFFTELIRRHPHLGWLLAEDLIKYLESAVNNFRKSQACQMLLQLVSQKTPENSKHIKEIAPSLQKTFISIMTKVSSSETEMKAKHVREVLKLAARFVIEANKTEELSAHLQTNELKEGLTLLQQSALTERVLGIKNIINTIFRSLSRDENGNEIKHKKSKKRKHEVIEHVTDGTECNGVDSSQVETNGVKKKKKKKKEKEKNDN, translated from the exons ATGTCTTCGGAAAACATTTTGTCGCAATTCTGGGATCTTGCATCGAATCAGGAGGAAACACGTTTGAAAGCAGCCTTGCAGTTGTTGTCCTTATTAAGGGAGGCTCAGAACAAATTTGAAGAAAGCCAAGCG AtacaaggcaaagaaaatgGTGACAGAGATGCTAATGACAAGAGAGAAGAAGATATTACTTACTGTGAGGAGTTGAATTACTGTGTGAAAAGGCTTGTTAAAGGGCTTGCATCGTCAAGGAAAAGAGCTAGACATGGTTTTGCCACAGTATTGACGGAAATTCTCTCGGAGTTCAGGTGCCTGACTCCTGAGGTAGTTCTTGGATTAATTGCAAAACACCTGGCAATCATAGGAAGTGCAAAAGCTGCG gAACAGCGGGGCCTTTATCTTGGTCAAACATTTGCTTTGATTGTTATTGTCAGATCACAGATAAAAAAAGATGAGATCTCT tTGTCCAATTCAGAATGGCTTAGTTCTGTGATGGCAAAGATTCAAGAATTAGGCAAGAAAAAGAGCTATTTGCGAGAACTTTGTGCTAAGGCCATTGTGGATATTTTGACAGTG GTGTCTACTGATGTTTTCACAAAGGTTGTTTACCCATCTGTCATGGAAGTATTAGAGAGTGGATGGGAACAGGCAACACCAGAGAAAATTCTCGTTGTACTTGTTCTTCAAAGGATTTGGGGG AACCACATCAATGAAAAGatggtgaaaagaaaatggggATGTTCTTTCATTGCTGACAAGAAAAATTACTCCCAACTTGCTGTTGTCTTACAG acCTCTCTTTCATCACACCCAAGACTCCACTGTGTTTGGgatgaaattttcaagacATTATTTAACAATCCTGCAAGTGATTTCCAGCTGTTTTGGAACACTGTAGTTGAAA gagGCTTTTTTGAGTCATCACATGATAGAAAATATGTTGGTTTCCAACTTGTGAAGAAGATTCTCCCTCAAATTAGTGCCAATCAG GTTTCTGTTGTATTTGGCGATAACATGATGAAGGTTTTTTTAAACAGCCTATCTTCTGATGAGACTTACCTTTACAAAGCTGCAAGAGAACTT GCATCATCTCTTCCTGGATTGGTTaatcaaaacaaagataatgacgttccttttgaaatattaaagCGTTTTTTGAGAGG GAAGGGAAATTTTCACTTTGACAAGtggaccaaaacaaaaattgtggAAAACCTGTGGGGAACA tTGAAGGAAACTGGACTACAGAAATTTTTGACGTGGTTGATGGAGACCTTTGACCGAGGATACATTGATTCTTCTGAACCAGAGTCAGG GTCTTCAGCAAAGATAGCAGAACTCACCAGAATTGCTGTGTTAAACCAG CTATTCTGTTTAATTAAGAGAAGGACAGCCTTACCAGAGGGTGATTGGGTGAAACAagtgctgtttttctttcttgaacGAGCTTACTTCAAAGTAGATCCTAAG GTGCCTTTTAGCTCATCAGTAAGGCAAACATCTCAACAAAGATTTTTTGGCGCATTGAAAGCAATCTCATCcagccaaaaaaacatgcactTTAAGCTTTACAATGTTGTTCAACATGCCAAG GAACTTTTGGCTGATGAAAAGAATAAAGTCGCATCAGATAAATGGACAGACGAG gcTGCGAGTGCGTTTAAGAAAGTAATAAAGCTTGTTGGGAAAATCCAGAAAAAG agagagagagaacaGATTTGCGAAGAGGATGAAgtatttgaaatgcttttttgCCACATGGCGTTGCAACTGTTTGTGGAACCTGAGGAAGCAGCTGACATACTTAAG GAACTAGAGACTTGTTATAAGAAGCAAAAAAAGCGAGAAGAGGAAGACAACAGTG AAGAACCACAGTGGGTTGAAGTGCTGACGGAAGTCTTACTAAGTTTACTGACGCGACCCTCAAGCTTGTTCAGACATCTTGTGGATCACATTTTTGCAATACTGACCCCGCATTTGACTTTTGCTGCCCTGAATTTGTGCATCGAG AGTGTGGCTCCCAAAGAAGACGCCGAAAATGATCCATTGGAAGTCGTAGATGAGTCGG AGgacgacgaagaagaagatggTGACGATGAAGAAATGGAAGACGACGGTAATGTTGAAGAGAAG GAGACATCAAAGAGGACCCTGGAGTCGGGCGGCAATGAAAACGGGAATGGCGAGGAGGGGAATAGTTCAGAAGATGAAGAGAATGAAATTGTAGATGATGATGTGGCATTCAGATCGGAAGTTAAAGCTGCTCTTGGCCCAGCTGTGATGGACACTGATAAAGAG GACAGCAGTAGTGAAGACGACTTGGATGACGAAGCTATGATGCAGTTTGATGTCGCCCTTGCTACTGTTTTTAGATCGCGCTTGTTAGCGAAACAAAAGGGCAAGAACAAAAACGAAG GTtctacgaagatcattttacAGTTCAAGTTGAG AGTTCTTGATCTAATCGAGATTTTTATCAAAAAGCAAGCTTCCAGTCCCTTTGTTCTG GACTTGATCGATCCTCTTCTGGGGTTGGCCTGGTCGTCACTTGGCTCGAAGGAATTTCGTAGTTTAGGAGAAAGAGCGGAAGGGctgttgaaaaacaatttgtgTGCATATAAAGAG CTTCCTCCGATTTCCTCAATTGATGCAAATGATGTTCATGATAAAATCGACCAGTTAATCGAAAAGTCCTTGTCAG CTCCTTCCACTGCCGTCGTGACCCTGATAACACGGGCCTGTTTATATTTG GTCCGAGTGTTGAGAGGCTCGCAGACTACACAAGGATCTCGTTTTTCAAGTAAAAAGGCCCCACAGGAGCAAGACAAAGACAACACGAAA GAAAACCTGTTGGATACTCAGAGATTTTCAGCAGCATACAAGAAGGCACTCCAGGactttatggaaaaaag AGGTACTCGTCTCCATCCTGTCTTTTTCACGGAACTGATCCGTCGTCATCCT CATCTGGGTTGGCTTTTAGCTGAAGACCTGATCAAATATCTTGAATCAGCAGTGAACAACTTCAGGAAG AGCCAGGCATGTCAGATGCTGTTGCAGTTGGTGTCACAAAAA ACGCCAGAGAATTCGAAGCACATCAAAGAGATCGCTCCTTCCTTGCAAAAAACGTTTATTTCG ATCATGACAAAGGTTTCATCTTCGGAAACCGAAATGAAAGCGAAGCATGTTCGAGAGGTCCTTAAACTGGCGGCTAGATTCGTTATCGAAGCAAACAAGACAGAGGAG CTGTCCGCCCATTTGCAGACCAATGAACTCAAAGAAGGACTGACCTTGTTGCAACAGAGCGCATTAACTGAAAGAGTGCTCGGTATAAAGAATATAATCAACACAATCTTCAGGAGCTTGTCACG aGATGAGAATGGAAATGAAATCAAACATAAGAAgtccaagaaaagaaaacacgaaGTAATTGAACATGTGACAGATGGAACTGAGTGTAATGGTGTGGATTCGTCGCAGGTGGAGACCAATGGggtgaagaagaagaagaagaagaagaaggaaaaggaaaagaacgaTAATTAA
- the LOC141877885 gene encoding adrenocorticotropic hormone receptor-like isoform X1 gives MCNQRLKELHQVVELYPGFVLTFSGLHLVFSVLATTGNILVIQALWKALSFPSNLKILFLSLAVTDLAIGLIPQPMLGIIFLLMAAMKEDGNFCPVVLNIGYFTFVLLVTNSFLIVTAISVDRLLAVSLHLRYQELVTPKRLWKVLWLIWLISLVTSITFISFPQSNNVAPAAIEIIGLFFTSMAYIRIYKVVKYHQNRIQCQFEGPNVQTENLLREKKSAFSSLFVYIVLVMCYLPNLCTQIIILLATGAGITGILITEHVSLFLLLLNSSLNPVIYCWRCREIRIVLKNKISNILHFGSSN, from the coding sequence ATGTGTAACCAGAGGTTAAAGGAACTCCATCAAGTTGTTGAACTTTATCCAGGCTTTGTCCTGACATTTTCAGGATTACACTTGGTATTCTCTGTACTGGCTACGACCGGAAATATTCTGGTTATTCAGGCCCTATGGAAAGCTTTATCATTTCCCTCGAACCTAAAGATATTATTCTTAAGTCTTGCTGTTACTGATCTCGCCATAGGATTGATACCACAGCCTATGCTTGGAATAATATTTTTACTCATGGCAGCGATGAAAGAAGATGGAAATTTCTGCCCGGTGGTGTTGAACATTGGCTATTTCACTTTTGTTCTCCTTGTCACTAATTCCTTTCTGATCGTAACGGCCATTTCGGTGGACAGACTCCTTGCCGTTTCACTGCATCTCCGATATCAAGAACTGGTAACTCCCAAACGTCTCTGGAAAGTCTTGTGGTTGATTTGGCTCATTAGCCTTGTCACCTCCATAACATTCATATCTTTTCCTCAGAGCAATAACGTTGCACCTGCAGCAATCGAAATCATTGGACTCTTTTTCACATCAATGGCATATATTCGTATTTACAAAGTCGTGAAATATCATCAGAATAGGATTCAGTGCCAGTTCGAGGGGCCTAATGTCCAAACTGAGAATCTACTCCGAGAAAAGAAATCTGCCTTcagttctttgtttgtttacattgtgTTGGTGATGTGTTATCTGCCAAATTTGTGTACGCAGATAATCATTTTGCTCGCAACCGGAGCTGGAATAACAGGGATTCTGATAACTGAGCATGTGTCGCTTTTCTTACTTCTCCTAAATTCCTCTCTCAATCCCGTGATATATTGCTGGCGATGTCGTGAGATACGCATAgtcttaaaaaacaaaatctctAATATATTGCACTTCGGATCTTCAAATTAG